In Nocardia asteroides, a single genomic region encodes these proteins:
- a CDS encoding DivIVA domain-containing protein: protein MPLTPADVHNVAFSKPPIGKRGYNEDEVDAFLDLVEQELSRLIEENADLRQRVAELDAELTDAKKNRGPGPGIAKPPVQQVPPPEPIKQPVPPAPQPPMPAVPAAESQGVDANLQAAKVLSLAQEMADRLTSDAKSEAENLLSNARANSERLVADARNRSDSMIADARQKSDAMLSDAQTRSDNQLRQAKEKADALQSDAERKHTEIMATITQQRSVLESRIEQLKTFEREYRVRLKSYLESQLEELENRGSAVPVDDGGFDTGANGLAPASFAKGGK, encoded by the coding sequence ATGCCGCTGACCCCAGCTGATGTGCACAACGTCGCGTTCAGCAAACCGCCGATCGGGAAGCGCGGCTACAACGAGGACGAGGTCGACGCGTTCCTGGATCTGGTGGAGCAGGAGCTGTCGCGGCTGATCGAGGAGAACGCCGATCTGCGGCAGCGGGTCGCCGAGCTGGACGCCGAGCTGACGGACGCCAAGAAGAACCGCGGCCCCGGCCCCGGCATCGCGAAACCCCCGGTCCAGCAGGTGCCGCCGCCAGAACCGATCAAACAGCCGGTGCCACCCGCCCCGCAGCCGCCGATGCCCGCGGTACCGGCTGCGGAGAGCCAGGGCGTCGACGCGAACCTGCAGGCGGCGAAGGTGCTGAGCCTGGCCCAGGAGATGGCCGACCGGCTCACCAGCGACGCGAAGAGCGAGGCGGAGAACCTGCTCTCCAATGCGCGAGCGAACTCCGAGCGACTCGTCGCCGACGCCCGCAACCGCTCCGACTCGATGATCGCGGACGCGCGGCAGAAGTCCGACGCCATGCTCTCCGACGCGCAGACCCGTTCGGACAACCAGCTCCGCCAGGCCAAGGAGAAGGCGGACGCGCTGCAGTCCGACGCCGAGCGCAAGCACACCGAGATCATGGCCACCATCACCCAGCAGCGCAGCGTGCTGGAGAGCCGGATCGAGCAGCTCAAGACCTTCGAGCGGGAGTACCGGGTGCGGCTGAAGTCCTACCTGGAGTCGCAGCTGGAGGAGCTGGAGAACCGCGGCTCGGCGGTCCCGGTGGACGACGGCGGCTTCGACACCGGTGCCAACGGCCTCGCGCCCGCCTCCTTCGCCAAGGGTGGCAAGTAG
- the ileS gene encoding isoleucine--tRNA ligase, translating into MADDTSRSAYPRVDLAAGAGSAFPELERRVLDAWAADDTFRASIENRSGAPEFVFYDGPPFANGLPHYGHLLTGYVKDLVPRFRTMRGNRVDRRFGWDCHGLPAEIEAEKQLGITDKSQIDAMGLAEFNAACKSSVLRYTGEWRDYVTRQARWVDFDNDYKTLDLDFMESVMWAFKTLYDKGLIYQGFRVLPYSWYEQTPLSNQETRLDDAYKMRQDPAVTVDMVLRVPDDHPLRELDGAAAVIWTTTPWTLPSNLAIAVHPDLTYVHLRGADGKRYVLAAERVSHYARELGEEPEVLSEHVGAALVDLAYTPAFDFFAGHPNAHRVLAADYVTTDSGTGVVHLAPAFGEEDMDVCVANGIELVQPLDQGGKFTSMVPPYEGLMVFDANPVIIKDLRAAGKLLRHETIEHSYPHSWRSGQPLIYMAVPSWFVAVTKFRDRMVELNKQITWVPEHIRDGQFGKWLEGARDWNISRNRYWGSPIPVWSSDDPAYPRLDVYGSLDELERDFGVRPDDLHRPMIDELTRPNPDDPTGKSTMRRVPEVLDCWFESGSMPYAQVHYPFENKEWFDGHFPGDFIVEYNGQTRGWFYTLHVLATALFDSPAFATVAAHGIVLGDDGLKMSKSKGNYPDVKEVFDRDGSDAMRWFLMSSPILRGGNLIVTERGIREGVSHALRPLWNAWTFLQLYATEPGTWRTDSPHVLDRYILAKLAATRDAVTTALEEYDIAGACDELRTFADALTNWYVRRSRNRFWSEDRDAVDTLHTVLEVVTRLAAPLLPLITEVIWRGLTGGRSVHLTDWPAAGELPHDAELVATMDEVRVVCSTVLSLRKAKKLRVRLPLSEVTIAAADAERLRDYADVIADEVNVKQVTLTTDVDAHGRFELTVNARVAGPRLGKRVQTVIKAVKAGDWAEDADGVVCAADVALLPEEYSRRLVAASPESTAALPGNAGLVVLDDTVTEELEAEGWARDLIRDLQETRKSLGLEVSDRISVTLDVPAEQRAWAERHAALIGGEILATSLDFGPAGDDAPVVCGGVRVAVAKV; encoded by the coding sequence ATGGCGGACGACACTTCCCGCAGCGCGTACCCGCGCGTCGACCTCGCCGCGGGCGCGGGCTCGGCGTTCCCGGAGCTGGAGCGCCGCGTGCTCGACGCGTGGGCGGCCGACGACACCTTCCGGGCGAGTATCGAAAACCGTTCCGGGGCACCGGAGTTCGTCTTCTACGACGGACCGCCGTTTGCCAATGGGCTGCCGCATTACGGCCATTTGCTCACCGGATACGTGAAAGACCTCGTTCCGCGTTTCCGGACGATGCGCGGAAACCGCGTCGACCGGCGCTTCGGATGGGACTGTCACGGGCTGCCCGCGGAAATCGAAGCGGAAAAGCAGCTCGGTATCACGGACAAATCACAGATCGATGCCATGGGGCTCGCCGAATTCAATGCGGCGTGCAAGTCCTCGGTGCTGCGCTATACCGGGGAATGGCGCGACTACGTCACCCGCCAGGCCCGCTGGGTCGACTTCGACAACGACTACAAGACGCTCGATCTCGACTTCATGGAGTCGGTCATGTGGGCGTTCAAGACGCTGTACGACAAGGGGCTGATCTACCAGGGCTTCCGGGTGCTGCCGTACAGCTGGTACGAGCAGACGCCGCTGTCGAACCAGGAGACCCGGCTCGACGACGCCTACAAGATGCGCCAGGATCCGGCGGTCACCGTCGACATGGTGCTGCGGGTGCCGGACGACCATCCGCTGCGCGAACTCGACGGCGCCGCCGCGGTCATCTGGACGACGACGCCGTGGACGCTGCCCTCGAACCTGGCGATCGCGGTGCACCCCGACCTCACCTACGTGCACCTGCGCGGCGCCGACGGCAAGCGCTACGTGCTGGCCGCGGAGCGGGTTTCGCACTACGCGCGCGAGCTGGGCGAGGAGCCGGAGGTGCTCTCCGAGCACGTCGGCGCCGCGCTGGTCGACCTCGCCTACACCCCGGCCTTCGACTTCTTCGCCGGCCATCCGAACGCGCACCGGGTGCTCGCCGCGGACTACGTGACCACCGATTCCGGCACGGGCGTCGTGCATCTCGCGCCCGCGTTCGGCGAGGAGGACATGGACGTCTGCGTCGCCAACGGCATCGAGCTGGTGCAGCCGCTCGACCAGGGCGGCAAGTTCACCTCGATGGTGCCGCCGTACGAGGGGCTGATGGTCTTCGACGCCAACCCGGTGATCATCAAGGATCTCAGGGCGGCCGGAAAGCTGCTGCGGCACGAGACGATCGAGCACTCCTACCCGCACAGCTGGCGCTCCGGGCAGCCGCTCATCTACATGGCGGTGCCGTCCTGGTTCGTCGCGGTGACGAAGTTCCGGGACCGGATGGTCGAGCTGAACAAGCAGATCACCTGGGTGCCCGAGCACATCAGGGACGGCCAGTTCGGCAAGTGGCTGGAGGGCGCGCGGGACTGGAACATCAGCCGGAACCGCTACTGGGGCAGCCCGATCCCGGTCTGGAGCTCGGACGACCCGGCCTACCCGCGGCTCGACGTCTACGGCTCGCTGGACGAGCTGGAGCGCGACTTCGGCGTGCGCCCGGACGACCTGCACCGGCCGATGATCGACGAGCTGACCCGGCCCAACCCGGACGACCCGACGGGGAAGTCCACCATGCGCCGGGTGCCGGAGGTGCTCGACTGCTGGTTCGAGTCCGGCTCCATGCCGTACGCGCAGGTGCACTACCCGTTCGAGAACAAGGAGTGGTTCGACGGCCACTTCCCCGGCGACTTCATCGTCGAGTACAACGGGCAGACCCGCGGCTGGTTCTACACGCTGCACGTGCTGGCCACCGCGCTCTTCGACAGCCCGGCCTTCGCCACCGTCGCGGCGCACGGCATCGTGCTCGGCGACGACGGGCTCAAGATGAGCAAGTCCAAGGGCAACTACCCGGACGTCAAGGAGGTGTTCGACCGGGACGGCTCGGATGCCATGCGCTGGTTCCTGATGAGCTCGCCGATCCTGCGCGGCGGCAACCTCATCGTCACCGAGCGCGGGATCCGCGAGGGGGTCTCGCACGCGCTGCGGCCGCTCTGGAACGCCTGGACCTTCCTGCAGCTCTACGCCACCGAGCCGGGCACCTGGCGCACCGACTCGCCGCACGTGCTCGATCGGTACATCCTGGCCAAGCTCGCGGCCACCCGCGACGCGGTCACCACGGCGCTGGAGGAGTACGACATCGCCGGCGCCTGCGACGAGCTGCGCACCTTCGCCGACGCGCTCACCAACTGGTACGTGCGCCGGAGCCGGAACCGGTTCTGGAGCGAGGACCGCGATGCCGTCGACACCCTGCACACCGTGCTCGAGGTGGTGACCAGGCTGGCCGCGCCGCTGCTGCCGCTGATCACCGAGGTGATCTGGCGCGGGCTCACCGGCGGGCGCTCGGTGCACCTCACCGACTGGCCCGCCGCCGGCGAGCTGCCGCACGACGCCGAGCTGGTCGCCACCATGGACGAGGTGCGGGTGGTCTGCTCCACCGTGCTGAGCCTGCGCAAGGCGAAGAAGCTGCGGGTGCGGCTGCCGCTCTCCGAGGTGACGATCGCGGCCGCCGACGCCGAGCGGCTGCGGGACTACGCCGACGTGATCGCGGACGAGGTGAACGTCAAGCAGGTGACGCTCACCACGGACGTGGACGCGCACGGGCGCTTCGAGCTCACCGTGAACGCGCGGGTCGCCGGGCCCCGGCTCGGCAAGCGGGTGCAGACGGTGATCAAGGCGGTCAAGGCGGGCGACTGGGCCGAGGACGCCGACGGTGTGGTGTGCGCGGCCGATGTCGCGCTGCTGCCGGAGGAGTACAGCAGGCGGCTGGTCGCGGCCTCGCCGGAGTCGACGGCGGCGCTGCCGGGGAATGCCGGGCTCGTCGTGCTGGACGACACCGTCACCGAGGAGCTGGAAGCCGAGGGGTGGGCGCGGGATCTGATCCGCGATCTGCAGGAGACGCGGAAGTCGCTCGGGCTCGAGGTCTCCGATCGGATCAGCGTGACGCTGGATGTGCCCGCCGAGCAGCGGGCGTGGGCCGAGCGGCATGCCGCGTTGATCGGCGGCGAGATCCTCGCCACCTCGCTCGACTTCGGTCCGGCCGGGGATGACGCGCCCGTCGTCTGCGGTGGGGTCCGGGTGGCTGTCGCCAAGGTGTAG
- a CDS encoding UTP--glucose-1-phosphate uridylyltransferase: MKIRKAVIPAAGIGSRLLPLTKAIPKEMLPVGDKPVIEHTVRELVASGITDITIVVSGGKSLIQDHFRPNPALVAQLRSDGKTAFADAVEEVGELSRHGHITYLDQHGPYGNGTPVLNAARHAGDEPMLVLWPDDVFVAEVPRAQQLIDAYESTGAPVLALLPMDPADSQRYGVPVVAEDRGAGLLRITGLREKPKSADAPSSFAAIGGYVVTPGIVDELRAQTRDWYQHRTGEIYLTDAINTYAAANPVFGQVISGRWYDTGNPADYLVAQFASALAHPEYGALLRDLCVPQD, from the coding sequence ATGAAGATCCGCAAGGCCGTGATTCCGGCCGCCGGAATCGGCTCCCGGCTGCTGCCGCTGACCAAGGCCATCCCCAAGGAGATGCTCCCGGTCGGCGACAAGCCGGTCATCGAGCACACCGTGCGCGAGCTGGTCGCCTCGGGCATCACCGACATCACCATCGTGGTCAGCGGTGGGAAGTCGCTGATCCAGGACCACTTCCGCCCCAACCCCGCGCTCGTCGCGCAGCTCCGCTCGGACGGGAAGACCGCGTTCGCCGACGCCGTCGAGGAGGTCGGGGAGCTCTCCCGGCACGGGCATATCACCTACCTGGACCAGCACGGGCCGTACGGCAACGGGACGCCGGTGCTGAACGCCGCGCGGCACGCGGGCGACGAGCCCATGCTCGTGCTCTGGCCGGACGACGTCTTCGTCGCCGAGGTGCCGCGGGCGCAGCAGCTCATCGACGCCTACGAGAGCACCGGGGCGCCGGTGCTCGCGCTGCTGCCGATGGATCCGGCGGATTCGCAGCGCTACGGGGTTCCGGTGGTCGCCGAGGATCGGGGGGCCGGGCTGCTCCGGATCACCGGGCTGCGGGAGAAGCCGAAGTCCGCGGACGCGCCCTCCTCGTTCGCCGCGATCGGCGGGTACGTGGTGACGCCGGGGATCGTCGACGAGCTGCGGGCGCAGACCAGGGATTGGTATCAGCACCGGACCGGGGAGATCTACCTGACCGATGCCATCAATACCTACGCCGCGGCGAATCCGGTGTTCGGCCAGGTGATCTCGGGGCGCTGGTACGACACCGGGAACCCGGCCGACTACCTGGTCGCGCAGTTCGCCTCCGCGTTGGCGCACCCCGAGTACGGTGCGCTGCTGCGCGACCTCTGCGTCCCGCAGGACTGA